A section of the Clostridium sp. TW13 genome encodes:
- a CDS encoding S8 family peptidase — translation MKKSIIAIVMTVSLSANAMVTMGATPIKNNLTNKANRAVINISSASDIKDIKNKIPEVDIKMLKGGQAVVYSNKISETQLLNKLSKLKNVKKVKKPDTISVVKPTDKVEIKTNSRYSYNRSSIINYRSYEYDLIRTEAYKAWSMVKQQKQIKVAVVDTGVDYNHPALKGKIDLANAYNFVSNNKNVMDDQGHGTHVSGIITTNTKDNYGLMGITGQLNVQILPVKVLDSNGSGDSDIIAQGITYAVDKGADIINMSFGGEGTSPEINNAIQYAVQKGVIVVAAAGNDNTDCSTFTPASLDNVLTVSALSMSDRKSSYSNYGNAVELSAPGDMILSTYPNGRYAFMSGTSMATPVVTGIAAIVKAQNPTLTAAQIEKILEKSSVDLGVKGKDKYYGYGKVDAYKALNSMVTLGTSSTKKTSSVTKSVIKK, via the coding sequence ATGAAAAAATCAATAATAGCCATTGTGATGACAGTATCACTTTCAGCAAATGCAATGGTAACAATGGGAGCTACTCCTATTAAAAATAATCTTACAAATAAAGCTAATAGAGCAGTCATAAATATATCATCAGCTTCAGATATTAAAGATATAAAGAATAAAATTCCTGAAGTCGATATAAAAATGCTTAAAGGAGGACAAGCAGTTGTTTATTCCAATAAAATATCAGAAACTCAATTGCTTAATAAATTGTCCAAACTCAAAAATGTAAAAAAAGTTAAAAAGCCAGATACTATATCTGTAGTAAAACCTACAGATAAGGTAGAAATTAAAACAAATAGTAGATATTCTTATAATAGAAGTTCAATAATTAATTATAGATCATATGAGTACGACTTAATAAGGACAGAAGCTTATAAAGCCTGGTCAATGGTAAAGCAGCAAAAGCAAATAAAAGTTGCAGTTGTAGATACAGGCGTTGATTATAATCATCCAGCATTAAAAGGTAAAATTGATTTAGCAAATGCATATAATTTTGTGTCAAATAATAAAAATGTTATGGACGATCAAGGTCATGGAACTCATGTTAGCGGAATTATCACAACGAACACAAAAGATAATTATGGACTTATGGGGATTACAGGGCAACTTAATGTTCAAATTCTGCCAGTAAAAGTCCTTGATTCTAATGGAAGTGGAGATTCGGATATAATTGCTCAAGGAATCACTTATGCTGTGGATAAGGGAGCGGATATAATTAATATGAGTTTTGGTGGAGAGGGAACATCTCCAGAAATAAACAATGCTATTCAATATGCAGTACAAAAAGGCGTAATTGTAGTGGCAGCGGCAGGAAATGATAATACTGATTGCTCAACTTTTACACCTGCATCACTTGATAATGTATTAACGGTTTCAGCATTGTCTATGAGTGATAGAAAATCAAGTTATTCTAATTATGGGAATGCAGTTGAACTTTCAGCTCCAGGAGATATGATATTAAGTACTTATCCTAATGGAAGATATGCTTTTATGAGTGGTACAAGCATGGCTACTCCGGTAGTTACAGGCATTGCTGCAATAGTAAAAGCTCAAAATCCAACATTAACTGCTGCACAAATTGAGAAAATTTTAGAGAAGTCTTCTGTAGATTTGGGAGTTAAAGGCAAAGATAAATATTACGGATATGGTAAGGTTGATGCTTACAAAGCATTAAATAGTATGGTTACATTAGGGACTTCTTCAACTAAGAAAACTTCTTCAGTTACAAAAAGTGTAATAAAAAAATAA
- a CDS encoding YhgE/Pip domain-containing protein, translated as MEEKLKFDKQKSLFRLIAISAIAVIFVPVLYSGIYLSAFWDPYGNFNNVPIAFVNLDKPVTKDGKQYNIGKDIENNLRNNTKIGWKFVSYDEAKRGVSGTSYYALVVIPEDFSAKIAESKGGKFIKPTIIYEANKGKNFVFAQVSERAAESIKSEISSNIQEEATKALASGLYDVKNSLKTASDGAASLQSGTDKLLSGSKQLSSGLTTATNGSKQLENGLKDAASGEAQLSNGINSLIIGLNEFKNGLSQNTSSVNQLVTGAKSVSDGLSAVASQTQKADLPKSLTSAADGIHQINTTLGQVSSLLASNNQQNIEQAKAIISQLISNINSQGLESKLRTAATSSGTLSTSLNKLSAGAQQVSAGTTKLASTLADVQTKSLTGVNQLIDGANKLKTGSNSLLTGLNTATQKTGELSTGLTALNTGAINLSTGLNSANDGALKLKDGLNNGYTTMNNSLKFSVEDVSKFTTNPLTLSDVSINAVKYYGEGLAPYFISLSLWLGALLTNIIISLTKLTKVVKYKFLKTYTGTFLAGSIIVMCQAIILSLLLVNGLGLQTSNIGLFYIANMFIAVVFFSIMYGVSYAIGLVGTPILFVIFVLQLASSGGTFPIETAPKFFRLLSPYFPMTYSVEGLRMITSGINSSRFATISMALLVFMAIFYIGGFVINRTFKGLKRLKAEAD; from the coding sequence ATGGAAGAAAAACTCAAATTTGATAAGCAAAAATCCTTATTTAGACTTATAGCTATATCAGCTATAGCTGTTATATTCGTTCCGGTTTTATATTCTGGTATATATCTTTCAGCCTTTTGGGACCCTTATGGAAATTTCAATAATGTTCCTATAGCCTTTGTAAACTTAGATAAACCTGTTACAAAGGATGGCAAACAGTATAATATTGGTAAAGATATAGAAAATAATTTAAGAAATAATACAAAAATCGGTTGGAAATTTGTTAGCTACGATGAAGCCAAAAGAGGTGTTAGTGGTACATCTTATTATGCTTTGGTAGTAATTCCAGAAGACTTTTCTGCTAAAATAGCTGAATCAAAAGGTGGTAAGTTTATCAAACCTACTATAATTTATGAAGCCAATAAGGGTAAAAACTTTGTATTTGCTCAAGTATCTGAGAGGGCTGCTGAAAGTATTAAATCAGAGATTTCTTCAAATATTCAAGAAGAAGCAACAAAAGCTCTAGCCAGTGGCTTATATGATGTGAAAAATTCACTAAAGACTGCTAGTGATGGTGCTGCTAGTCTTCAAAGCGGTACTGATAAATTGCTCTCTGGTTCAAAACAATTATCCTCTGGCTTAACTACAGCTACTAATGGATCAAAACAACTTGAAAATGGATTAAAGGATGCTGCTTCAGGAGAAGCTCAACTTTCAAATGGCATAAACTCGTTAATTATTGGTCTTAATGAATTTAAAAATGGTTTATCACAAAACACAAGTAGCGTTAATCAATTAGTTACAGGTGCAAAATCAGTTTCAGATGGTTTATCTGCTGTTGCATCTCAAACTCAAAAGGCAGACTTACCAAAATCACTTACAAGTGCTGCAGATGGCATTCATCAGATTAACACAACACTTGGTCAAGTTTCTTCATTACTTGCCTCTAACAATCAACAGAACATAGAACAAGCTAAAGCTATAATAAGTCAATTAATAAGTAATATAAATAGCCAAGGTCTTGAAAGTAAATTAAGAACTGCAGCAACTAGCTCAGGCACTCTAAGTACAAGTTTAAATAAATTAAGTGCAGGAGCTCAACAGGTGTCTGCTGGAACAACTAAACTTGCCTCCACTTTAGCCGATGTGCAAACAAAATCACTTACAGGAGTAAACCAACTTATAGATGGTGCCAACAAGCTTAAAACTGGAAGCAATTCACTTCTTACTGGATTAAATACTGCTACTCAAAAAACAGGTGAATTATCTACAGGTTTGACAGCTTTAAATACAGGTGCAATAAATCTAAGTACTGGATTAAATTCAGCTAATGATGGTGCATTAAAATTAAAGGATGGATTAAATAATGGATACACTACTATGAATAATAGCTTAAAATTCAGTGTAGAGGATGTATCTAAATTTACAACAAATCCATTAACCTTATCTGATGTATCAATAAATGCTGTTAAGTATTACGGTGAAGGTCTTGCTCCATATTTTATATCTCTATCTTTATGGCTTGGTGCCTTACTAACTAACATAATAATATCATTAACTAAACTAACAAAGGTAGTAAAATATAAATTCTTAAAAACTTATACAGGAACCTTCTTAGCTGGATCTATTATTGTTATGTGCCAAGCAATAATTTTAAGCTTGCTCTTGGTAAATGGATTAGGGCTTCAAACCTCAAACATAGGATTATTCTACATTGCAAATATGTTTATTGCTGTTGTATTTTTCAGTATAATGTATGGCGTATCCTATGCTATAGGACTTGTTGGAACACCTATTTTATTTGTTATTTTTGTTTTGCAATTAGCTTCCTCAGGTGGAACCTTCCCAATAGAAACAGCCCCTAAGTTCTTTAGATTATTATCTCCATATTTCCCTATGACCTACTCTGTAGAAGGACTTAGAATGATAACAAGTGGTATAAATTCATCAAGATTTGCAACAATTTCGATGGCACTGCTTGTATTTATGGCTATATTCTATATTGGCGGTTTTGTAATCAACAGAACCTTTAAAGGATTAAAACGTCTTAAAGCTGAAGCAGACTAA
- a CDS encoding H-type small acid-soluble spore protein translates to MDIKRAREIINSTGMTNVKYNEKSVWLENIIEATNEVEVKDLETGERHLVDVSKLV, encoded by the coding sequence ATGGATATTAAAAGAGCTAGAGAAATTATCAATTCAACTGGTATGACAAATGTTAAGTATAATGAAAAATCTGTATGGCTAGAAAATATTATTGAAGCAACAAATGAAGTTGAAGTTAAAGATCTAGAAACTGGTGAAAGACATTTAGTAGATGTGTCTAAATTAGTTTAA
- a CDS encoding response regulator transcription factor, with translation MNNILIIEDEKSVAEILKAYLEKEGYSVFITERGLDGIEIFRKENIKLVILDLMLPDIDGEEVCKILRRISDVHIFMLTAKVSLSDKIEGLNIGADEYLTKPLSPRELTARVNALFRRIHGNEENIIYFDNNNIIIDNDKRVFKLKGQEVALTPNEFDILYALASNRGKVFTREAIIERVFGIDFEGSDRIVDVHIKNLRKKIEEDSKTPKYILTVTKVGYKFGDEK, from the coding sequence GTGAATAATATTCTAATTATTGAAGATGAGAAAAGTGTAGCAGAGATTTTAAAAGCTTACCTTGAAAAAGAAGGGTATAGTGTTTTTATTACTGAAAGAGGGTTGGATGGAATAGAAATATTCCGCAAAGAGAATATAAAGCTTGTGATCTTAGATTTAATGCTTCCTGATATTGATGGAGAAGAGGTGTGTAAGATACTTAGAAGAATTTCTGATGTCCACATTTTTATGCTTACTGCTAAAGTGTCTCTAAGTGATAAGATTGAAGGATTAAATATTGGTGCTGATGAGTATTTGACAAAACCTTTAAGCCCAAGGGAGCTTACTGCTCGTGTAAATGCGTTATTCAGAAGAATTCATGGAAATGAAGAAAATATTATCTATTTTGATAATAATAATATAATTATTGATAATGATAAGAGAGTATTCAAGCTAAAAGGCCAGGAGGTTGCATTAACCCCTAATGAATTTGATATACTATATGCTTTGGCTTCAAATAGAGGAAAAGTCTTTACAAGAGAAGCTATAATAGAAAGAGTTTTTGGTATTGATTTTGAAGGCTCAGATAGAATTGTAGATGTTCACATTAAAAATTTAAGAAAAAAGATCGAAGAGGATAGTAAAACTCCTAAGTATATCTTAACTGTTACAAAGGTAGGATATAAGTTTGGTGATGAAAAATGA
- a CDS encoding sensor histidine kinase, whose translation MKQSIRKRLSIIIIFCSVVGVTLSVLVVNITINNTFNKYMQDIQSKRNIRLVEYFQQIYKRDGTWNSNSGEEMMHEALMSNYCLSLLDQKGKVVWQMNPNDIRYKSHMMMMNSNNNEGVYTTSKFALNVDGRIVGYILVGQYSPVLLSKEDVNFKVEINKSIALSGLLTIVIVAAISIILSKQFSEPIKAVSKTSVNLSKGDYESRLKINSNIQEIKNLIVSINSLGEKLNSQDLLRKRLISDISHEIRTPLNILQNNLEAMIDGIVPVTPEKLNSLNEEVIRFGKLLNNLNTLKQVESEEMILNMGLVNIEELIFSVISDFSIAATEKNIELLFEKEENSDFNVIGDYDKLKQVFINLISNAIKFTKFNGIVRVKISSSNNYVSISIQDNGIGIKKEDLPFIFERMYRGDKSRQAIEGSGIGLTIAKKILTLHSGTIDVESKENKGTTFLVHLNKDEEK comes from the coding sequence ATGAAGCAGAGTATAAGAAAGCGTTTGAGCATAATTATAATATTTTGTTCAGTAGTTGGTGTAACATTATCAGTTTTGGTGGTTAACATTACTATTAACAATACATTTAATAAGTATATGCAGGATATACAAAGTAAGAGAAATATTCGATTGGTGGAATATTTTCAGCAAATTTATAAGCGAGATGGCACATGGAATTCTAATTCAGGAGAAGAGATGATGCATGAGGCACTTATGAGTAATTATTGTTTGTCACTTTTAGATCAGAAAGGAAAAGTAGTATGGCAGATGAACCCTAATGATATACGATACAAAAGTCATATGATGATGATGAACTCAAATAATAATGAAGGGGTATATACAACAAGTAAATTTGCTCTTAACGTAGATGGCAGGATAGTAGGATACATATTAGTAGGCCAATATTCTCCTGTATTGCTTTCTAAAGAAGATGTGAATTTTAAAGTGGAAATTAACAAGAGTATTGCATTAAGTGGATTATTAACCATAGTAATAGTAGCAGCCATAAGCATAATTTTATCAAAGCAATTTTCTGAACCCATAAAGGCAGTTTCAAAAACTTCTGTCAATTTATCAAAAGGGGATTATGAGTCAAGGTTAAAAATTAATAGTAATATTCAAGAAATCAAAAATTTAATTGTAAGCATTAATTCTCTTGGCGAAAAATTAAACAGTCAGGATCTATTGAGAAAAAGGCTTATTTCAGATATATCTCATGAAATACGAACTCCTCTTAATATTTTGCAAAATAATTTAGAAGCAATGATAGATGGAATTGTGCCTGTGACACCTGAAAAGTTAAATAGTTTGAATGAAGAAGTAATAAGATTTGGTAAACTTTTAAACAATTTAAATACATTAAAACAGGTTGAATCAGAAGAAATGATATTAAATATGGGATTGGTTAATATTGAAGAATTGATTTTTTCTGTAATAAGTGATTTTTCAATTGCAGCCACTGAAAAGAATATAGAATTGCTATTTGAGAAAGAAGAAAATTCCGATTTTAATGTGATTGGAGATTATGATAAATTAAAGCAGGTATTTATTAATCTTATTTCTAATGCAATTAAATTTACAAAATTCAATGGAATTGTACGTGTGAAAATAAGTAGTAGTAATAATTATGTTTCAATTTCAATACAAGATAATGGAATTGGTATAAAAAAAGAAGATCTGCCATTCATATTTGAGAGGATGTATCGTGGAGATAAGAGCAGGCAGGCGATAGAGGGTAGTGGTATAGGGCTTACCATTGCAAAAAAGATTTTAACTTTACATTCAGGCACAATTGACGTTGAAAGCAAAGAGAATAAAGGAACTACATTTTTAGTGCATTTAAATAAAGATGAAGAAAAATAA
- a CDS encoding sulfite exporter TauE/SafE family protein translates to MSMKREVIKVYDMTCTSCEKKVEKVLREVNGVKNVSASYSNQQVDVEYDDIVCTKEQLKEAIKKSGYSTENSNNIKFIGFFVIVAAILLLGSSTAGFDMNAKLNGASYFVLFLVGMLTSVHCVGMCGGIMLTQSISNEKNSKLKTLMPSILYNTGRITSYTIIGGIVGALGSVLSLSIHVKAGLQIFAGIFMIIMGLNMAGFSAFRKFNIRLPWSSCSVKKKPKTPFLVGMLNGLMPCGPLQTMQLYALGTGSALNGAISMFLFSLGTVPLMLLFGAISGFLSKGYTKKLLRFSGILVVILGVIMGNRGLALAGVNTPNMNTVTNVLSGSQDNSNQSNVAKPTIENGVQVINMTADGNGYTPNVFYVQKNMPVKWIISGKQITSCNNAIVVQSLNIQKTLTSGENVIEFTPKDSDINFSCWMGMISGVIKVMDNIDSVDTSKVAPVPQQSSGMSCCGGGPATTSKAPSIYGSDISKVSTDRLIKKATILDGIQSIKVKGTGYEFEPLVIVAEKGIKTKLILDLSEFDNANSNFSLVNEDNGNVLNTFKGEKGTVEFDFNIDKLGTYYIVNNNSAVLAIEVSDSLKSVNLEDVRKKYIF, encoded by the coding sequence ATGAGCATGAAAAGAGAAGTAATTAAAGTTTATGATATGACATGTACTTCCTGCGAGAAAAAAGTAGAGAAAGTCTTAAGGGAAGTTAATGGAGTTAAAAATGTAAGTGCTAGTTATAGTAATCAGCAGGTAGATGTTGAATATGATGATATAGTATGCACGAAGGAACAACTTAAAGAAGCAATTAAGAAATCAGGATATAGTACTGAGAATTCAAATAATATTAAATTCATCGGATTTTTTGTTATTGTTGCAGCTATTTTATTGTTAGGTAGTTCTACGGCAGGGTTTGATATGAATGCTAAATTAAATGGAGCTTCATATTTTGTACTATTTTTAGTAGGGATGCTTACATCAGTGCACTGCGTTGGTATGTGTGGTGGAATCATGCTTACACAAAGCATATCAAATGAAAAAAATAGTAAGCTTAAAACATTAATGCCTTCAATATTGTATAATACTGGAAGAATAACTTCTTATACTATAATTGGTGGTATTGTTGGAGCATTAGGATCTGTATTATCATTATCAATTCATGTAAAGGCAGGACTTCAGATATTTGCTGGGATTTTCATGATAATAATGGGACTTAATATGGCAGGTTTTTCAGCCTTTAGAAAGTTCAACATTAGATTACCTTGGTCTTCATGTTCAGTAAAAAAGAAGCCTAAAACTCCTTTTTTAGTGGGAATGCTAAATGGACTGATGCCATGTGGACCATTGCAAACAATGCAACTTTATGCTTTAGGAACTGGTAGTGCCCTAAATGGTGCAATTTCAATGTTTCTATTTTCTTTAGGAACAGTTCCGTTAATGTTGCTATTTGGTGCTATATCAGGATTTTTAAGTAAAGGATATACAAAGAAATTATTAAGATTTAGTGGAATATTAGTAGTTATTCTAGGAGTAATAATGGGAAATAGAGGATTAGCTCTTGCTGGAGTTAATACACCTAATATGAATACAGTAACTAATGTTTTGTCAGGGAGCCAAGATAACTCGAACCAATCAAATGTGGCTAAGCCAACTATAGAAAATGGGGTTCAAGTAATAAATATGACTGCAGATGGGAATGGGTATACACCTAATGTATTTTATGTTCAAAAAAATATGCCTGTTAAGTGGATAATATCTGGGAAACAAATAACTTCTTGTAATAATGCAATAGTTGTTCAATCACTTAATATACAAAAAACTTTAACTTCAGGTGAAAATGTAATTGAATTTACGCCAAAGGATAGTGATATTAACTTTAGCTGTTGGATGGGGATGATTTCAGGAGTAATTAAGGTTATGGATAATATTGATTCTGTGGATACATCAAAAGTAGCGCCAGTACCTCAACAAAGCAGTGGAATGAGTTGCTGTGGTGGAGGACCTGCAACTACTTCAAAGGCTCCAAGCATATATGGTAGTGATATAAGTAAGGTTTCAACAGATAGATTAATTAAAAAAGCAACTATTCTTGATGGTATTCAAAGTATAAAAGTAAAAGGAACAGGTTATGAATTTGAACCACTTGTAATAGTAGCAGAGAAAGGAATAAAAACTAAACTCATTTTAGATCTTAGTGAATTTGACAATGCTAATTCAAATTTTAGCTTAGTTAATGAAGATAATGGGAATGTATTAAATACTTTCAAAGGGGAAAAAGGAACTGTGGAATTTGATTTCAATATAGATAAATTAGGAACATATTATATTGTCAATAATAATTCAGCAGTACTTGCAATTGAGGTTTCAGACTCGCTAAAAAGTGTTAATTTAGAGGATGTACGTAAAAAATATATATTTTAA
- the nagZ gene encoding beta-N-acetylhexosaminidase, producing MKRLIFPMLVLIMLFTYGCNINSSNITPPSSKNSSTKSNKSNINSSISSDPIQQKINTMTLDEKIGQLVIAGVDDFSNNEHSKTLINTYHVGGFILFKQNIDNTNQTINLLNSLKQTNSNSRVPLFLGVDEEGGRVSRLPSELKKLPPNKSIGKINNTSFSNKIGQVLGEELNSFGFNVDFAPVLDINSNPLNPIIGDRSFGRNSFMVSKLGIATMNGIQSKNVIPVIKHFPGHGDTSVDSHIGLPIVNNDLKRLNALELVPFSNAIKSGADMVMVAHILLPKIDSQNPASFSKVIITDILRKSLKFNGVVITDDMTMGAIVKNYNIDDAAVKSLNAGTDIILVCHDFEKQTSVLNAIKNAASKGTISQTAINGKVYRILKLKQKYNLKDSPNPSFSVENINHKISKLLNAYM from the coding sequence ATGAAAAGATTAATATTTCCAATGCTCGTTTTAATTATGTTATTTACCTATGGATGTAACATTAATAGCTCAAATATAACTCCACCTTCTTCAAAGAATTCTAGTACCAAATCAAATAAATCAAACATTAATTCATCTATCTCATCTGATCCTATACAGCAAAAAATTAATACTATGACCTTAGATGAAAAGATAGGACAACTGGTTATCGCTGGTGTTGATGATTTTTCAAACAATGAACATTCAAAAACTTTAATTAACACTTACCATGTAGGCGGTTTTATTTTATTTAAACAAAACATTGATAACACAAACCAAACTATAAATCTACTTAATTCTTTAAAACAAACAAACTCCAATAGCAGAGTTCCACTTTTTCTTGGAGTAGATGAAGAAGGTGGCAGAGTTTCAAGGTTACCTTCAGAATTGAAAAAGCTTCCTCCCAATAAATCTATTGGAAAAATTAATAATACTAGTTTTTCAAATAAAATTGGGCAAGTACTTGGAGAAGAACTTAATTCTTTTGGATTTAATGTTGATTTTGCTCCAGTTTTAGACATAAACAGTAATCCTTTAAATCCTATTATTGGAGATAGATCTTTTGGAAGAAATTCTTTTATGGTTTCAAAATTAGGGATTGCCACAATGAATGGGATACAATCTAAAAATGTAATACCTGTAATAAAACATTTTCCTGGACATGGAGATACTTCAGTAGATTCACATATAGGACTTCCTATAGTAAATAATGATCTAAAAAGATTGAATGCTCTAGAACTAGTGCCATTTTCTAATGCAATAAAAAGCGGAGCAGATATGGTAATGGTAGCTCATATATTGCTGCCTAAAATAGATTCACAAAATCCAGCTTCATTTTCAAAAGTTATCATTACAGATATACTTAGAAAAAGCTTAAAATTCAACGGAGTAGTAATTACTGATGATATGACTATGGGAGCCATAGTAAAAAACTATAACATTGATGATGCAGCTGTAAAATCTCTAAACGCAGGCACTGATATAATATTAGTTTGCCATGATTTTGAGAAACAAACCTCTGTCTTAAATGCAATAAAAAATGCTGCTTCAAAAGGAACAATTTCTCAAACAGCTATAAATGGAAAAGTATATAGAATTTTAAAATTAAAGCAAAAATATAATTTAAAGGACTCCCCAAATCCATCTTTTAGCGTAGAAAATATTAACCACAAAATTTCTAAATTATTAAATGCCTATATGTAA
- a CDS encoding GNAT family N-acetyltransferase: MRNWSKNMERYELSEQYYIQRANPEQFSIYESVYGDKNINRFAVKHWDLRTAISLDNPFAKNESYYWIKQDEIIIGGVLIEPNVISRLFFVPPFTKVYDILKLLKRLLIKWSDSSKKIYAYQISPEQFEYFEMLGFLCDKKRRWMMRPTEVFDIVWDDDIITKTPSEDNKQEIAKLLYLSFKGSIDYQHLINELGQEPTVKDYLEEVDEYFDWCKENIFFEASTLIYSKKENKLLGACLVSYCEEWPLVHAIGVNPNYRGRHLASIMLKRALTVLQGKYPVLRLFVTLGNDAESVYHQLGFVKGTEFRKLYIPANE, encoded by the coding sequence ATGAGAAATTGGTCAAAAAATATGGAGAGATATGAACTATCTGAGCAATATTATATTCAGAGAGCTAATCCAGAACAGTTTTCAATATATGAATCAGTTTACGGAGATAAAAATATTAATAGATTTGCAGTCAAGCATTGGGATTTGCGTACAGCAATAAGCTTAGATAACCCTTTTGCAAAAAATGAAAGTTATTACTGGATAAAGCAAGATGAGATTATTATCGGAGGAGTTTTAATAGAACCTAATGTTATTTCTAGATTATTTTTTGTGCCTCCATTTACTAAAGTTTATGATATATTAAAACTACTAAAAAGATTACTTATTAAATGGTCAGATTCAAGTAAAAAGATATATGCATATCAAATTTCACCTGAACAATTTGAATATTTTGAGATGTTAGGCTTCTTGTGTGATAAAAAGAGAAGATGGATGATGAGACCTACTGAAGTTTTTGATATAGTTTGGGATGATGATATAATAACAAAAACTCCAAGTGAAGATAATAAACAGGAAATAGCTAAATTATTATATTTAAGTTTTAAAGGTAGCATAGATTATCAGCATTTAATTAATGAACTTGGACAAGAACCTACGGTAAAAGATTATTTAGAAGAGGTTGATGAGTATTTTGATTGGTGTAAAGAAAATATATTTTTTGAAGCATCTACTTTAATATATAGCAAAAAAGAAAATAAATTACTTGGAGCTTGTCTTGTGTCTTATTGTGAGGAATGGCCATTGGTTCATGCAATAGGTGTAAATCCTAATTATAGAGGCAGACATTTAGCTTCAATAATGCTAAAAAGAGCGTTAACTGTATTGCAAGGCAAGTATCCTGTATTAAGGTTATTTGTAACCCTTGGTAATGATGCAGAATCAGTTTATCACCAACTTGGATTTGTTAAGGGAACTGAATTTAGAAAACTTTATATTCCAGCAAATGAATGA
- a CDS encoding GNAT family N-acetyltransferase, with amino-acid sequence MKDYRIEEATSEDLNVVERGLVEYNLSKVPLIQEKAFIPVNLVVRDSEGQIVAGVDSRLYCWNCCYVDMLWVKEENRKCGYGNILLNEVERVAKEKGAYLIHLDTFDFQAKDFYLKHGYEIFGVLEDCPKGHNRYYLKKNL; translated from the coding sequence ATGAAAGATTATAGAATAGAAGAGGCTACAAGTGAGGATTTGAATGTAGTTGAAAGAGGCTTGGTAGAATATAACTTATCAAAAGTACCATTAATTCAAGAAAAAGCTTTTATACCAGTAAATTTAGTAGTAAGAGATAGTGAAGGGCAAATCGTTGCTGGAGTAGATAGCAGATTGTATTGTTGGAATTGCTGTTACGTAGATATGTTGTGGGTAAAAGAAGAGAATAGGAAATGTGGTTATGGCAATATTCTGCTTAATGAAGTTGAGAGAGTTGCTAAAGAAAAAGGAGCTTATCTTATACATTTAGATACATTTGATTTTCAAGCAAAAGATTTCTATTTAAAGCATGGATACGAAATTTTTGGAGTTTTAGAAGATTGTCCTAAGGGACATAATCGATATTATTTGAAGAAGAATTTATAG